From the genome of Leptospira koniambonensis:
GATTAGAATCTGGAGATGCTATCTTCTTTGAGTCTGTCTCTAGTTGGTTAACTAAGGAAGAGATTGCTCTACTCGCAAAAGAATATCCAATATTATTTGATAAACAACAATTAACGATAGAATCAGGACAACAACTTGCATGGAAAGGATTCTCTCCTGCGAGAATGAAAGGTCTTAAAAAGATCGAAGATTCTATCAAGGCTAGTAAAAAGTCCCAGCCTAGTGCTCAGCTTGACGAGACTTTGATAAAAAGCCTAAAACCTCATGTGGATTCACTACCTAAAGATCCGTTCTTAATCTCTCCTAAAGAACTCAAAAATTCCCTCAAAAAAATACTCCCTGACGAAAAAGCCGATCTAGAAAGAAAGTTCGCGAGTATGGTCCGCTTCCCTCCAAAAGATCTGAAAGAAAGAGAACAACTGATGGAATTGGTGAAGAAGGTGGATAAAGCATCCATTACGGATATTTTAAATGGCAAAGGTCCGGGCGGTGTAACTCAAGCAATCTCTCAAGAAGTTCGTATTCTTTATCTGAAAGATGGGTCTATGGAAAGAGGGATTATCTATCAACAAGATAGCTTCTACGTAGTATTAAGACCTGATGGTAACCTGATCATCCCTGTAGATGCTGTAGAAAGAATAGAATCGGAGTAATCTACACTCGCGTTGCTTATCAAATCTGCTTAATCTGGATTCGCTACATTCTTCTTCCAGAATGGAAGATATAAGATAGTAAATACGATCACTCCTAAGGCCTGCATCCAAAGGATATAAATAGGCCAAGGACCTAAATAATCCATCAAAGAACCTGCAGCAGATTTTTCCCTCATATATCCATAGTTTGTTTCTAATGCAAAATCTATAATTAAAGCAACAACTACATAAATCTGGCTATAAAGGACTGATCTAAGTACTGCTCCCTTTCTGGGAGTTAACTCCAGGCCGAATACAACATAAAGAGCAGAAATCACCAATCCGGAATGTGCGATGAAAAATATAAAAAAGTAAATATGAGGAAAAGTAACGGAAAGATCCGGAGTGATGACTCCTTGCATAGAACCAGCAATTACCCAAAAATAAGAAAGTTCTGCAAGTGTTCTATTCCGAGTAAATAGTGCCAGTGAAGTTACTATCGCTGACCAATTACAAAATTCCATAGGCAGGTCATAACGTATCTGCCAATATCCTGAATTAATTCTATATATTACATAAACGAAATAGTTTAAAAGAAGAATGGCGCCTAAAATGTATCCGATTGTATTTTTGGTTTTAAGAGAAGCAAATTTTCTGCCGAAGTATGGAAGGCAGAATCCGAGAAATGCAGTAAGAAAAAGTATAATAAAATGGAGAGGGCTCCAATGTTCGAATCTCATCGAAGCTACCCTCTCCTTACGTTAGTGAAATTTCAAATCATAAATTCAATCAAAGAGAGACTTATTTTTTACACTGAAGATCATTTTCATTTCTTCTTCGGTGAATTGATGAGGTCTTTTTCTTTTTAGATCCATAAAGAGCCCATGTACTATCGAAGTAAGGATCAATTTTTTGGTCTTTTTAGAGAAAACATCATGACGAAATGCCAATCGATTCTTCTCAGCTTTTTGATAAACGGTAACGACTACAAAATCATCTGGAAAACCCATTGTATCAAAATAATTCAACTCCGCTTTGTAGACTACTGGGCCGATCCCTTTTGCCTGTAATGAATGTAGATCCAAGCCACATTGGTAAGAAGAACGGATCCTTGCATCATCCAAATAATATTGGATTGTTTCTAGATTTACTTTACCTTCTGGATCCATCTCTGCCCAACCTACGCTGATAGGATGATAGAACGCATAAGGATAATCTTCTTCGGAATAGAAGACTTCTTCCGTATCATCAAAAAGGCTTAAAACAAATTTTGCCTTACATACTAATACAGAATCGGAAGCTCGAAAGATTTCTTGCATAATCTCTGTGGATTCTGGATCGGAGTGAAGAATGTCTGTAGTAACGATTGCATCTTCTGGATATTTTAGCTCTGCTTTGTATTCTATCTCGCATTGGCGGACTACTAAGCGGTCTGAACTTAGGATTGTTTCTCCTTCTTCTTTTAAAAGTTGGAAGGTTTTAATCCTAGCTTCTTCAAAATAACTTTGGTAGGTTCCGTTGTTTACATGCCCGTTAACATCTATATCAGATTTACGGACAGGAACGGTGAAGGATGTGATAATCTTATCCGTTTTTTCCATGAGCCTCATAAAAAGCCTCCGGTAGACAGAGTGGTCTACTTGATTAATTCCAGAATAAATTGTGGTAGACAGATCAGTCTACCACAATTATAATCAAAGCTGAAAAAAGATGAGAATCCAAAAGGACTTAATTCGGTCGGAAGACCCTGCAAAGGACAGGATCTTAAAAGCGGCTTTCAAATTATTTTATTCAAAGGGTTATCCCAATACAGGAATAAACGAAATTTTAGAAGAGGCCGGAGCCTTTAAGAAGAGTTTATATACCCATTTTCCTTCCAAAAAGGATCTAGGTAAGGCATACCTTTTGGAACAAGAAGAAGCTATATTAGGTTTTGTTAAAAGGATCGCGAAGAGGGAAAAAAAATATTCAGACTTTATCAAATCATGGATGAAGATGTTGAGAAGAGGACTGAAAAATACTTATATCTATGGCTGCCCTTACGCAAATTTATCCAATCAAACACATGATGAACCTGAGATCTCAGATTTTGTAAAGGTTGCTTTGAACCGCTGGGTAAATGATTTTGAATTTTGTCTGAAAGATATTATTTGGAGTTTTAAAAAGGCAAAAACTGAATCTGAGCTGAAAGAAATTTCAGAAAGTATTCTTTTTTATTACCAAGGCGCCTTACAGCTATATGGAATGTCAGGAGATTTCAAACATATTCATCGCTTGGAAAAATCACTTTTATCTTTAGACAAATAATATTATATTTTTAAAATATATCAGTCCCAAATTGAATTAGCACATTCTACCAAATCGCCGGCAAAATAATGAGGGAAAGAGTAAGCTAATTTTCCAGTGATTGGATTTAGATCTCTGTAAGAAACCGAATCTATTCTTAAAGTGTCCGATTCATCTCTATAAATTTTGAATTTCAAATGAAGTTTGAACTTATTTTTTCCATATTTGAAACTTGTATTGTCTTTGCATGATTTAAAACAACTATCGAATACCTCTTCAGCGTTTCGGTTGGCACGGAGAGTAAGTGATTGCTCTTTACAATTGAAGGAACATTCGTCTGGATCAGAAGGTTCGTACGGAAATTCTATGAGTACTTCTTTGTTTCCTTCGGTCTTATATGATCCATGGATTACCGGTACTAATTCGCCTGGTCTTCTGCTCCTCATTATTGCACTGGATTGAGGATCCAGGATTAATTCCAAACCGCTGATCTCTAAATATAGTTTAGAATCTATTTTGGGAAAATTTTTTTCCCAGTTTAAACATACAGTTTTATTTGCCGGCTGAGCTCCTAAGAAAAAAGGAATACCGAATAAAAAACAAAATAGAATGGAGAATAAGAATAACTTAACTTTCATCTGGTTGGAAGATTATTTTATAATGAGTTAGGATAGTCTACCAGCAGAAAAATCTGGTTTTCATTACAGATTTAGCATTACTCATTACCCTTAGCTTCCAGCTTTTGGATCTCCTTTGCAAATTCTTCCAAAAGAGAAGGGTCAAATTTTTTACTGCCAGGTCGGTCCCGAACCTTCCCCCATAAAAAAGCAGCTATATTCAGTTTATTTTTAAGTGGAGAAGTTTTTGGACTTGAATGAAAGTCTTTAACGAAACGATTCCATCTTAGAACGCGATCATCCGGGCGCTCTTCCTTGGGAGGATTTTCATACACCTTCAGAAGGTCTTGGACAGAGAGTTTTAGATTTCCGATCTTCTCCGCATCTCGAACTGCTTCAGCCATTGCCTTGGTAAAACTGAATTTTTTGAGATCATAATATGATCTGCAGAATTCCCTGAATTTAGAATCAAATCGAATTCCTTCCGGAATAATTTTAGATTTGAGGGTGATCTCTTTTTCACTTTTGGTTTTTTTTCGAATGGATACTAGGTTTTTAGAAGAAGTTTCCTTTTTTAGGAACTTCTCTCTGCCTAGTGTAATATATGATCTTAATCTTTCTTCTAGATCTGCTTTGGGACCTTTAGACGAGATGTTTAAACTTGTACAGATATCTTGTAGCTCTTCTCTATACCAATAATGGGATTCGAATTCTGGGATCGTTTTGATTTTTTCGAAAGGAGGACGAGATTTCATTTTTATATAATAGATCTATTTTTTCTTTTTAAAATTCCAAGCGGGCTTTGACTTTAATGCCTTTTTATAAATGGGACAGCCTGGTCCATGGGCACCTTCTAAGTATCCGGTGCTCATTAAAAATTCATTCACTATCTCTCCTCCCACAAACACGAAAGTTTTTTTAAATAGTTTAGTCCACTCTTCCAATGACTTGGGATGATTAGAGTGTAACCAATCTTGAAAACTTCCAAATTCTTTCTGGAGACCAACAATCACATTAGCATTATGAATAGCAGCATTTATCTTAAGTCGGTTACGTATAATCCCTGCATCGTTCATAAGCCGATCAAAATCTTTTTCTGAAAACTTCGAGATCTTTTTAATAGAAAAATTTTTGTAAGCCTTGCGGAAGTTTTCCTTCTTTCTTAAGATCGTAGTCCAGGAAAGGCCAGCTTGATTGATCTCTAAGATAAACCTGCCGAATAATTCATCGTCCGACTTTAAGGTAAAACCATACTCTGTATCGTGATAGGTTTTGTTTTCAGGATCTTTACCCTTTTCGAGAGAAAGGACGTAATGACAATATTTTGTAAGAGAATTCATAAAATAAGAAGAAGATAATCCTAAGAATTAGGTCGCTTCTTACTAATGAACAGGCAAGAAATTTTTTGAATTCTCCTCTTACCTGTTCATAAAACTATAAAATGAGTATTCAGTCTAAAAACCGATCAACATTCCTCCATCCACTCTAAGAGTTGCTCCAGTAATCCAATCAGCTTCCTCTGAGGAAAGAAATGCAACTGCAGAGGCAACTGCTTCTTCTGGGTTTCTTTTGATCTTTAAAGGAATAGAATCCAAAATAGATTTTCTAATTTCTTCCGGAACATGTTCAGCAAATCGGTTATTTATAAAACCAGAAGCTACACAATTCACGGTGATATTTCTGGAAGCAAGTTCTCTGGCTGCAGATTTTGTAAGAGCAAATAGTCCAGCTTTTGCAGAAGAATAATTTGCCTGTCCTGCATTTCCATAAAATCCAGAAACGGATCCAATGTTCACGATCCTACCTGAACTTTTCTTTAACATAAACTTGGCAGCAGTTTGTATACCAAAGAAGGAAGCTTTCAAATTTACTGAGTGTACCTTCTCCCATTTTTCCTCAGACATTCTTAGTAGAAGATCATCTTGAACTACCCCAGCATTATTGATCCAAATATCCAAGGCTCCAGTTTTCTCAATTGCAAACTCTGCTAATTCCTTATTTTGATTTTTCGAAGTCACATCGCAAGTTTTCCAGAAGACTCGTTGTGGATTGTATTTTGCCAATTCTTCAGCTGTTTCCTTACAATTGGAATCTTCTAGATCTGAAAGAATAATATTGGAACCTCTTTCTAAAAACATCTTCGCGATCGTTTTACCAATTCCTCTGGCTGATCCTGTAATTACCGCAGTTTTACCTTCTAACATAATCGTTCTCCTATCTATTTCGATGTCGAAATATTTGTCCAAAAAATTTAGATCATAAGATCGAAATTCGAATGGATCTTAGTTAAAATTCGCATAAATTCTTCCTTTTCTCCCTGCTCTAAATTTTGGCTGAGTTTTGCAAGTGTTGCCTTGGATGCTTTTTGTACTTTTTCTAAGGTCTGCTTTCCCTTCTCCGTTAATTCTGCTGATGTTACTCTTTCGTCCTCATAAGGTTTAGATCTTTTAGTATAGCCGAATTCTTCCATTTTATCTAAAAGAGCGGTTACTGTAGAATTGGTTCTATCCAATAATTTTGCCAATTCACTCATCGTAAGCGGGCCTTCTTTACCCAAAATGAAAAGTACTCCTCCGTGAGCCGGGACCAGATCCTGGATTCCTTGTTTTAGGAATTCTTCGGATAAATGTTTTTGGATCCGATCCCTGGTCCTGGACAATAAGTGAATTACATACTCTGGCTTCATTTATTTAGACATCGAAATAATTACAAAGTTTTGTCAAGTATAAAAAATGGGAGGGATTTCTAACCATTTAGGGTCAAACTTTCTATATAATTTGGGTTATAATTTAGTCTCCTTAGAATTTTAGAAATTTATTTCCAATCTGATTTTCTTTCAAAATTCTGAAAAAAACTCTGACCCTTTATGTTAAAATTATTAGTATAATAAGATATGAGACTTTCGTTCAGACATTTCGTTTATTCTCTACTGTTCTTACTCTCTTTTATAATGAGTTCGAATTGTGAGGGTGATCTGTACGAAATCCAAGATCCTTCTTTGGGAATGGTAAAAGACGCCGCCTATTATGTAGAGGCTCACAAGTTAGAAGAAACTCGGAATTTGAGAATTTTTGCTGAACCTTCTGACCATAATGTATACGCTCATTTTAATCTGAAAGGTTCTCCTGAACTTTTTTTGAAACAAGGTTGGAAGAAAGGGAATCAAGTTGATGAGAGTTTTTGGAAAGAAGAACTTGTTTGGGACATTCTTCATTTCGGATTAGAAGCTCCGGTCGAATTAACGGATGCTAAGGTCTACATTAGAGAGGATTTATCTGTAAACTTTTCAGGTAATATAGAGGTACTTGTTCTAACTGGAAATGGCAGCGAAGGCTACTTAATTTGCAGACAATTCACTTCTGACTCTAAATCTTATTTAAGTAATTTTAGTTTTTAGGCCTTTCCTGGGCGCCTGCAGGTTCTCTGAAATTGATCTCGAAAATATCGTAATGTGATTCTCTGACACCGGTTACGAAAGCCACAGAGACGCCTAGATAATATTTTCCCGTATATTTCATAGCCTTCCAGGCGAATTCCGCCATTTCTTCGGAAGTGATCGAGAATGGATGTATTCTTCCCCTAGACTCATCCATATAAAGACCTTCATAGGTCCCTAAGACAGTTCCCTTGTATTCTAAACTTACTATCCTTCCCATTACAGAGAAGTTTCTTTTTCCACCTGTTTTATTAGTCGCCATCTTTTCGATAGGATGAGAAGTATCATGGGCTTGGACCCAAACTGTAATCCTTCCGCTTGGATCTTTTACAGGAGTACTATGAGGTATTATATTTTCTTGATATTGTGCGTTGACTACTTCAATGCTGCTCGAAAGTGAGATAGGTTGGATCCTATGGATATTAAATTGGATCAATATCGTTTGGTTCAGATTTTTCATCAGAAAATTTACTACGTCTGCGTTTTCGGGACGAACGCTAACATTCGCCTTCTTACGCATTGGCATATAACATTCGTCTCTGGTCTCGTCACATTCTTCCGCTGGATCGAAAGTCAGGACTTCTATCACACCTTCATAGGATTCGTATACAATTCCCCGGCTCTCGAATTGGGTCAGTTTGGCGACTGTCCAGCCTTCAGAATAGGTTCCCAAGGCAAACACCGGGGTCTGGGATAATAGAAGTGAAATATAGAGGAAGACTGAATATTTTCTGAAGGTCATAAATCTCTATTGGACGAGGTTTTTGGGCTCTTACTACCTATCGGCATCTCGTATTCTTAGGTCTAAGTATTTTCCCCGTATACGCCGATCCAAAGCAAAATATCGAAATTTTTTCTTTCCAAATTATCACAATCTGGTTTCAAAACTGACTTTATTTACGGTTTTCAGGAGAAGTTTTTACGGCTGTGAATGGATATTCCTCCCTGTCGAATGGCTTAAGGTTGCTGATTCTGTAAATTTTTTAAGAAGATAGGAACTAATGTTGTTAAATCTTTGTAAATGGTCCGTTTCGAAAATTTTAGAAAAAATATCTAACGTACAAAGGTTGATATAGAAAATCTAAGAAAAAATAAACTGCTCAAAAAGTAAAAATAGTTTTAAATGAAAATAGCTACGTAATGCGCCTCTTATTTTACTAAGAGCCATAATCAGTCCGATTTTTCTCTTATAAGTTCCTTTTTTCGCAATTTTTTAGAATTATTCTATCAATTCTTCCTAATTCAAAGATCGTATTTTTCTGGACGTACTTTTCCTATCCTCCGGCAATAGAAATTGAAGAAAAGTTGTCTCTAATTGTTAATAATATCATATCTTAGATTGGGTTCCTCTAGGAATTCCAACATATTAAGGATCACAGATTGAGCTCAGGTTATAATCGTTTTATTTCTATTTTATGTGTTTTGGTGGGAATCTTTCCTCAATTGAATTGTGACGGAGGGGGCGGTGGAATGAAATTATTTCCATTTTCCGCTTCTTCTTCCAGTATCAAGGGTCTACATATTTCCGATTCGGAAGGTAATAGGTATTCTTCTGGATCTACACTTTCTTTAGGTTCAGTTTTGATCAGTTCCTCTTCTTCGAATACCTTGAACATTGAGAACGATGGAAATTTTACTGTTAGTCTAACTGGAAATCCGGATGTAGTTTCCAAAAGTGGGGTCCATTCTTCGCAGTATACAATAGACTCCCAGCCTGCGAGTGCGAGCCTGGCGGATGGGGATTCCAGTTCTTTCCAAATCACTTTTCAACCTAACTCTGCTGGTGTAAAATCTGCTTACTTAATTATCAATTCGGATGATCCGAATATTGGTACTTATATTCTTCATTTGAAAGGAACAGGAACAGAAGCTCCTGCTCCTTCTATCCAAGTTTCGGAAGGTAACTTTAATTTTATTCCGAGTGCACAGACAAATTTTTATACTCCTTCTGCTGGAACTTCTTCCAAAACGATTAAGATTAAAAATATCGGAGTCCAAGATTTAGTAATTTCTAATATTTCATTAAGTGGTGCGGATGCAGGTTTGTTTAGCGAGAATGGTTCAGGTGTTACGATCTCTCCTAAAAAAACTTATACTTTTACGGTTTCGTTTAGTCCGCTTTCCGTTTCTACATTTTCTGCTTCGATCTCAATCGATAGTAATGATCCAAATATTGCAAGTTATGCTATCGGGCTTTCTGGAGTTGGAACTTCTGGAAATGTTCCTCAAATTTCAGTAACGTATACGGATAATAATAGTATCTCCAGAGATATTACAAGCGGAGCCGGATTCTCTTATTCTTTCGGGAGTATTTTTCCTAATAAAATATCTTCCAGTAAAACAGTTACAATTCGTAATTTAGGAAGTTCTAATTTAGATCTTTCAGGTTCTCCTGTTACCTTAAGTGGAGCTGATCCGGGACAATTTACTGTAACTCAGCCTTCTGTTACGAGTCTTGCTCCGAACACATCTACTACCTTCTTGGTTAAATTTGCACCCACGACCGTTGGATCTAAATCTGCTACTGTTAATTTAAATACAAGTAATGGTAAAGGTGGGAATGCTTCTAGTTCTGTTCTGAATGTTTCTGGAGCAGGAGGAAGAAGGGATATCATTGTAACCTGGGCACATTCTAAAGAGCATGCTGTGCATATTGCATCAGGTAAATACAGAGTTTGTTATAAAAAAGGTTCAGACTTTAGTTTAGAAGCAGAGGCTACCTGTGATCCGGACGTGATGTATGCAGGAGATCCTTATACTTCTAATTATAAAACAATTACAGTAGATTCTGCTGGGACCTGGTATATCCGAGTGAAATCTTTTTCTCAATTTAATGCAACTGGTTCAGTATTTTCCAAAGCGATCCAGGCAAAAGTAAGTTCACCTGGGTATTAAGGAATTATCATGAAAAATAAAATATTAGTTTTTTTAGCGGTTTTCTTTCTCGCATCAATCGGTTATTTATTTGCAGAGGAAGATGATTCGATCCAAATCTTTTCTAAATTATTAAAGCCGCTTTCTGGCATCAGTAATAAGGATAATGTAAAAAAGGATGAGAAAAAACCATTTAGATCCTCTCAACTAATTGTAAAATTTAGAGAGAAGGCAGGAGATTCGGTTAAATCTTATGCAGTCGATACTTTCCAAGGAAAAGTTGTAAACAATTTAGACGAGAGTGGGATATCTCAGGTAGAACTTAGAGAAGGCCAATCTGTAGAAGAAGCAATATCAGAATATTCTTCTCATCCTGATATAGAATATGTTCAACCAAACTATATCTATCATGCGAGTGTTGCTCCTACAGATACTCTTTATTCTCAATTATGGGGATTGAACAATACAGGCCAGACGATTGCTACTGCAACTTACGCTACGAATAATCCAGGAACGAGCACCAACGATATGAGAATGGAAAACGCGTGGGCTATCACGACTGATTGTTCTAATACTATCGTAGCGGTTGTTGATTCTGGAGTGAATTATAATCACCAAGATTTAAATGCAAATATGTGGAGCTCCAATTCTTGCGTTTCCGAGAAAGGAGAATCTCTGGGAACTTGCACAAACGGTTGGGACTATGTAGATAAGGATTCGAATCCTATGGATTTGAATGGTCATGGCACTCATGTGGCAGGTACAATTGGAGCAGAAGCTGATGGAACAGGTACTGTAGGAGTTTGCTGGGTAGCAAAAATTATGGCGGTCCGAGTTTTGGATCAATCTGGTTCTGGAGATACAGCTACCATTATTAAAGGAATTAATTTTGCAGTAAAGAACGGAGCGAAGATTTTAAATTTGAGCCTGGGTGGTCCTAGCTACGATTCAGCAATGCGCTCCGCAATGGCTAACGCTGGCCAAAAATACGATGCGTTGTTTGTGGTTGCAGCCGGAAATGAAAGCAGAGATTTGAGCATTAAGAATTCGTATCCTTGCGAATATGGTGACTCAAATATTCTTTGTGTAGCTGCATTAGATCAGAAATTCCAATTAGCTAGTTTTTCAAACTATGATACTTCTAAGAAGAATGTGGATATCGGTGCTCCTGGTACAAATATCAGAAGTTCATGGGCAGGCTTAGAAGCTACATCTAATTTGCCATTTACAAGTTGGTTTACTAGCGGTGGAAGCGGAACCAATTGGACTGCAACTACTTGTTTCTCTATTCCAGTTTTATTATTATCGAATAGTTGTACTTTTGCATTCACCGGAGCTGGCTCCGGCTATTATGCATATTCCTATTCGCAAGCAGACGTAGCCTTTCCGATCAGTACGGCCGCAGATGCAGCGACAGCTGTAATGAGTCTATATTTAGATACAGAAGCAGGTTATGACGGTATCAATATTTATGCGAATGGGAATTCTTCTCTATACTATAATTCGCATATTATTACTACTCTTTCCGGCGAGACGAATGGGGCGCTAATTTCGAATTTAGAAATTCCGGTGCCTAAATGTGTAGGATCAGCGAATTGTTACATCGGGCTTGAATTCATTGCCGATCAAACTGTGAATCGTGCTGGGGTTGCTTTTACTGCATTCAGCATACATACATTAGATGTAGGAACAATCAATCAGTACAATACTATAAACGGGACATCTATGGCTACTCCTCACGTAACTGGAGTAGCTGCTTTATTAAGATCTTATAATCCTAAGTTCACTTATAAAGATACGATTACTGCGATTTTAGCAGGTGGAACTACAGTAAGTAATTTACAGTCCAGTACAAAATCTGGTAAAGCTGCGAATGCAGATGGAGCGATGCGCAATTTAGAAGCTCCTGCTGACTTAAGTGTAGATGTTCCTTAGATCTTTTTTTAAAAAGCTATCGATCTTGGTTTTTATATC
Proteins encoded in this window:
- a CDS encoding SAP domain-containing protein, translated to MKSRPPFEKIKTIPEFESHYWYREELQDICTSLNISSKGPKADLEERLRSYITLGREKFLKKETSSKNLVSIRKKTKSEKEITLKSKIIPEGIRFDSKFREFCRSYYDLKKFSFTKAMAEAVRDAEKIGNLKLSVQDLLKVYENPPKEERPDDRVLRWNRFVKDFHSSPKTSPLKNKLNIAAFLWGKVRDRPGSKKFDPSLLEEFAKEIQKLEAKGNE
- a CDS encoding DNA-3-methyladenine glycosylase I, with translation MNSLTKYCHYVLSLEKGKDPENKTYHDTEYGFTLKSDDELFGRFILEINQAGLSWTTILRKKENFRKAYKNFSIKKISKFSEKDFDRLMNDAGIIRNRLKINAAIHNANVIVGLQKEFGSFQDWLHSNHPKSLEEWTKLFKKTFVFVGGEIVNEFLMSTGYLEGAHGPGCPIYKKALKSKPAWNFKKKK
- a CDS encoding choice-of-anchor D domain-containing protein; translation: MSSGYNRFISILCVLVGIFPQLNCDGGGGGMKLFPFSASSSSIKGLHISDSEGNRYSSGSTLSLGSVLISSSSSNTLNIENDGNFTVSLTGNPDVVSKSGVHSSQYTIDSQPASASLADGDSSSFQITFQPNSAGVKSAYLIINSDDPNIGTYILHLKGTGTEAPAPSIQVSEGNFNFIPSAQTNFYTPSAGTSSKTIKIKNIGVQDLVISNISLSGADAGLFSENGSGVTISPKKTYTFTVSFSPLSVSTFSASISIDSNDPNIASYAIGLSGVGTSGNVPQISVTYTDNNSISRDITSGAGFSYSFGSIFPNKISSSKTVTIRNLGSSNLDLSGSPVTLSGADPGQFTVTQPSVTSLAPNTSTTFLVKFAPTTVGSKSATVNLNTSNGKGGNASSSVLNVSGAGGRRDIIVTWAHSKEHAVHIASGKYRVCYKKGSDFSLEAEATCDPDVMYAGDPYTSNYKTITVDSAGTWYIRVKSFSQFNATGSVFSKAIQAKVSSPGY
- a CDS encoding glucose 1-dehydrogenase encodes the protein MLEGKTAVITGSARGIGKTIAKMFLERGSNIILSDLEDSNCKETAEELAKYNPQRVFWKTCDVTSKNQNKELAEFAIEKTGALDIWINNAGVVQDDLLLRMSEEKWEKVHSVNLKASFFGIQTAAKFMLKKSSGRIVNIGSVSGFYGNAGQANYSSAKAGLFALTKSAARELASRNITVNCVASGFINNRFAEHVPEEIRKSILDSIPLKIKRNPEEAVASAVAFLSSEEADWITGATLRVDGGMLIGF
- the lsa26 gene encoding surface adhesion protein Lsa26, producing the protein MTFRKYSVFLYISLLLSQTPVFALGTYSEGWTVAKLTQFESRGIVYESYEGVIEVLTFDPAEECDETRDECYMPMRKKANVSVRPENADVVNFLMKNLNQTILIQFNIHRIQPISLSSSIEVVNAQYQENIIPHSTPVKDPSGRITVWVQAHDTSHPIEKMATNKTGGKRNFSVMGRIVSLEYKGTVLGTYEGLYMDESRGRIHPFSITSEEMAEFAWKAMKYTGKYYLGVSVAFVTGVRESHYDIFEINFREPAGAQERPKN
- a CDS encoding acyl-CoA thioesterase, whose protein sequence is MRLMEKTDKIITSFTVPVRKSDIDVNGHVNNGTYQSYFEEARIKTFQLLKEEGETILSSDRLVVRQCEIEYKAELKYPEDAIVTTDILHSDPESTEIMQEIFRASDSVLVCKAKFVLSLFDDTEEVFYSEEDYPYAFYHPISVGWAEMDPEGKVNLETIQYYLDDARIRSSYQCGLDLHSLQAKGIGPVVYKAELNYFDTMGFPDDFVVVTVYQKAEKNRLAFRHDVFSKKTKKLILTSIVHGLFMDLKRKRPHQFTEEEMKMIFSVKNKSLFD
- a CDS encoding S8 family serine peptidase, whose protein sequence is MKNKILVFLAVFFLASIGYLFAEEDDSIQIFSKLLKPLSGISNKDNVKKDEKKPFRSSQLIVKFREKAGDSVKSYAVDTFQGKVVNNLDESGISQVELREGQSVEEAISEYSSHPDIEYVQPNYIYHASVAPTDTLYSQLWGLNNTGQTIATATYATNNPGTSTNDMRMENAWAITTDCSNTIVAVVDSGVNYNHQDLNANMWSSNSCVSEKGESLGTCTNGWDYVDKDSNPMDLNGHGTHVAGTIGAEADGTGTVGVCWVAKIMAVRVLDQSGSGDTATIIKGINFAVKNGAKILNLSLGGPSYDSAMRSAMANAGQKYDALFVVAAGNESRDLSIKNSYPCEYGDSNILCVAALDQKFQLASFSNYDTSKKNVDIGAPGTNIRSSWAGLEATSNLPFTSWFTSGGSGTNWTATTCFSIPVLLLSNSCTFAFTGAGSGYYAYSYSQADVAFPISTAADAATAVMSLYLDTEAGYDGINIYANGNSSLYYNSHIITTLSGETNGALISNLEIPVPKCVGSANCYIGLEFIADQTVNRAGVAFTAFSIHTLDVGTINQYNTINGTSMATPHVTGVAALLRSYNPKFTYKDTITAILAGGTTVSNLQSSTKSGKAANADGAMRNLEAPADLSVDVP
- a CDS encoding MarR family winged helix-turn-helix transcriptional regulator; the protein is MKPEYVIHLLSRTRDRIQKHLSEEFLKQGIQDLVPAHGGVLFILGKEGPLTMSELAKLLDRTNSTVTALLDKMEEFGYTKRSKPYEDERVTSAELTEKGKQTLEKVQKASKATLAKLSQNLEQGEKEEFMRILTKIHSNFDLMI
- a CDS encoding TetR/AcrR family transcriptional regulator, which encodes MRIQKDLIRSEDPAKDRILKAAFKLFYSKGYPNTGINEILEEAGAFKKSLYTHFPSKKDLGKAYLLEQEEAILGFVKRIAKREKKYSDFIKSWMKMLRRGLKNTYIYGCPYANLSNQTHDEPEISDFVKVALNRWVNDFEFCLKDIIWSFKKAKTESELKEISESILFYYQGALQLYGMSGDFKHIHRLEKSLLSLDK
- a CDS encoding TIGR02206 family membrane protein is translated as MRFEHWSPLHFIILFLTAFLGFCLPYFGRKFASLKTKNTIGYILGAILLLNYFVYVIYRINSGYWQIRYDLPMEFCNWSAIVTSLALFTRNRTLAELSYFWVIAGSMQGVITPDLSVTFPHIYFFIFFIAHSGLVISALYVVFGLELTPRKGAVLRSVLYSQIYVVVALIIDFALETNYGYMREKSAAGSLMDYLGPWPIYILWMQALGVIVFTILYLPFWKKNVANPD